ttgcacactccaccaactgagcacAGCCAGGAGCCTCAAAACCAATCTACTTTGTATATAGGTTTGTCTTTTGTATATAGTATTGTTGTCTTTTGTAAGGTTGTCTTTTGTATATAGTATTTCTTCTACCTGAAGATGTCCTCACTCTACTTGGTAAACTCCCAGTTTCAAAATCTAGTTCAAATGCCAGCCACTTCCTGAGTCCTCCTTAATCTTAGGACCAACTTTATCTTTCTGTATCATCTATGGACAAATGTTTGTCTTTAATTTCGTATAGGTTTGGTTTTCTCATTGGATGGGGACTTTGAATTGGGAACTTTTTGTATTCCTACTCTTTGGTATAATACTTTGAGTATTATGAGTATACAACTAGTGTTGGGAATGCATGGTAATTAATGTGGGTTGattattatttataacattttactcATAAAGTCTTTGTGTTATTTCATAGTTCTTCTGCActggctttttgttgttttaatttatgaCTTGATTGTATATCCCCATGTCCAGTACTGGTGAGTACATCTATTAATCTGAATAAATTGTTCAGCTTTCTCATGGATTagttgtttttcagatttctcaCTAGTAATGCTGTGCAAATACCTGGATGCTTATGGTTTGTGTAAAATTGAAAAGTGCTATGATGAAGGGAGGAGGAAATCAGGCTGGCCCAGTCTTTTGGCCAATTGACACTGTAAAGGAATGGATATTTCTTTGTAAACTATCTTTCGCTTTATCTTTCAAGAAACTGACTTTTTTTCCCAAGTAAATTTTTGATAGAATGGTCATTTTGAAGTTTGAGTGCCTTGTGGGAtaccttaaaatttgtttttgttagaACCATTTTAATTTAAACCTTAGTGCATTTGAGTGGCACCACTCAGTTAACTGTTTTATGACAGAGGATtaggttgctttaaaaaaaaattctgtgacattaaaaaaagtaatattaattTGTCTCAGTACCTGTGGCTCATGTTTATAAGGCAGGTCTTTCCACATAGGTTAATAGGGTGAACTAAATCTCAAAGCAGTttgggaatttttgttttttgccttttcattttttcaaaagtgaagtatagttgatgcacaacatagtgattcaacaagtgtgtatgctctgctcaccacagatgtagctaccatctgtcaccatacaacgctgTTACAATACATTGACTATATTTCTTgagctgtaccttttattcccatgacttgtTCATTCCAGTGACTTATTccagtgacttattcattccataactggaagtctataTCTCCTATActtcttcacccattttccaATCCCCccattccccttctctctgacaCCCATCAGTTCTCCAAAACAGAGTGTGGTTCATTGCAGATtgactaaaaaaatttttttgcctaATTTGTGGAGAGATGGACAGATCTAATTGTTGACTaccttatgtgtgtgtgtgtgtgtgtgtgtgtgtgtgtgtgtgtgtgtgtgtaaatggctAAAGATCACTGAGGATACAATGTTGGGGAAATTAGACATAATTCTTCCCCTTATATAGTACATTGAGGAAGAcaggtaagaaattgctgcatAATGTATGTAGTGTGTACAGTTGTGAGAAGTTCAGGGTGCATAACCTTACATATTGGGGGTAGTTGGACTTTTCAGAGAAGTCTACAAACTAGTAGGATGCTGGTAGGCAAGGTTGTATTTGAATACCAAAAGAAGTTCAAAAGACTTACTATAGAACTGTGAGCTGAGAATGGTGAGAGATGAAACTGGAAAAGCCTAGTCAAATGGGGTTAGTATTAAGGAATTTATCCTGGGCATATCTGGAAGCTATTATATCTTTAGAAGTTGGAAATCTAGATTAACAGGGAATTGTGCCGTATTATGGAATGTTTTTGCTGCAGAAGGAAATGGGCTATcattagaagtttaaaaaagaactgaatgACAGGGCATTACGTAAAGAATCAGAATTGGGTGCTTTCCCCTAGAGTTCTTGTGAGAATTAAGACAGCACATCAAAAAAAAGTACCAAAGGACTATCTCTTTCCATAGGTTCTTTAtctcattaaatttaaattcccaATCTCctctattttttccaaatatcACTAACACATTCTTAAACGTCTAAAACCAGCTACTAAAGATTTctgtataatatttaaatttaaaacaccaCATTATCTAGTTATTTAATGTTTAGTGAACTGTGGAGGAGTGGTTGTGTGCAGTACACAAGATAGTAAATATTAGATGAGTATTGTTCTACTGCAAAgatcatataatattatataaatgaccaatatattaaagatattatCTAGCTGTACGTAAATGATTAATATTTATCTGCTTCTGTTATCtattttaatgtcttaaaaaGAGCCTTAAAGATTAGTAGTAGTAGATATGATTATTTTGATATGTTGGATGATAAGTAACTTgacctttatatatatactttttagtaaacttttaatatttcaattattaaccttttaaaaaaatgtttacttgtttttgagagagagaggtagagaacaagtaggggaggggcagagagagagggagacagaatcccaagcaggttccatgctgtcagtgcagagctggatgtggggcttgaactcaagaaccatgagatcatgaactaagctgaaataagagttggactcttaaccaattgagctacccaggtgcctctaacatgtttttgaatagatatttcaaattaaatatcTGATTAAAATATCTTAAGCCCCTGGATTATAGCATGAGAGATGATTAGCTTTAAATATAATTGTTGATAcctttttgattttaaaattttgggaAATTCCATCATCAATTCAAATTTATTTGGAACTGGAAGGAAGAATATTTGCTACTTAATAGAGTCCTACATAAACTTTGTAATTATGCTTTACAATAAATGGTATCATCTCTGGCCTTTGGTCAGCCTTATATAGCCTTGTTTCATGTATTGCAATGACTAAGTCTCTTTTGTGTTGAATTTAAGTTGGACTTATATTAAATTGAATTTTGTGTTAGTGAATTAACTTATACTAGTAAATATTACAACATTAAATTTtggaatcttatttttaaaaaccattatttcAGAGTATCAGTGTTTGAGTTTAAAAGCccttttgaattttctctttcaagGTGCACCTGAATTGTTTACTGTTTGTTCAGCGTTTAGCAGAAGAGTCCAGGATGAGTGCTTTTGAGAATAAGTGTGGAGTCATTAAAAAGGAGCATGTACAGGCTGCAGCAAAGGTAAAATCTGACTTGCTTTACTTGAGCaagaattaacttaaaaaatatcctcTAGTGTATCCCTTCTGTCTGATTTGGATTCCTTATTCAGCTTTGTTGACTGAGTTGatgcttggctttttttttttttttgtctgattatGCTGGCATCCCGGTATAGTTAACAACAGAGTTGGCATGAACCAGGCCCAGAATGCCAACCGGTTATGTCACCACTTCTCCTAGTGGTGTGACACTTGCCTAGGTACATGGCAGCCTAGGCAGCTGCCTACCGCAGAGGGATGTTTGGCTTTTTATGTTAATGGGTTTTAATTATGgagttagattttctttttctatatgtttatatTGTGGATTTCTGATGGAAAGATTCGTGGCCACTGCTTTATCATTACTTAGAGGAAGATAAATGTTTGGCTGCTAATCTGTATGATTTAATAGTAGGCCGTATGTAGTTGACAGGGTTTATCACCTCGAAATTTGTGAGAACTTCATGATCACTTaaaattttcctaattatttgtttttctaactttgGCATTCAAATGACTTATGAATCAAATCACTAATATAAACAGAGAGGATTGTGTCTTACTGGCATTTCTATACAATGTAAGAGTATGATGCCTAGGGTAGTTTTTTCCCAAATATATCCCAAGATCACTATTTTCATTTGATGTTAGTAGATGCCCCATCATAAAATGCTTTGGGGGTCAGATAAATTTAGATGACATACTATATCTCTTTGAATAGtcacaatattttatataaaggtTGTTTCTGTAATACTACGCAAGAAATTGACAACCATGATTGACTGGGGGATGATGTGGGAGAACGACTTATTTTTGACAGTCTACCTCTTGGTAgacttgtttaatgtttttttattttgaagtattatAGACTCGCAGATGCAAAAATAATAGAGTTCTCATGTACCTTTTATCCAGTTTCCCACAGTGTTATCTTTATGTAACTGTATTTATGTAAAGTTATAAAAGCTTATGAGATGCAGCAGTAAAGAAACTTGTTGAACTCTATTTAACTGAGTATTTTAAAGATTTGAGTGTATAATATACTCAGCATTTTGTAAATTTGAGTATGTTGTACTTTCTTTTGTGGTACTAACGTGTAGAACCAGAGAAGTTACTGGCCTGGGATATAGACCTACTTGGTGGCGTCTGTGGAAGCTTAGAAATGTACATGCCCTGATACTTTTTTACGGGCTTTCAATTATCTTATATTCCAATAAGTTTCTAGACTATTAAAGTGAATATAAGTCGTTTTCTACAGGTAAAAAGCAAAGCTTAAGGGCTTGAAGAGTGTATgtgcacatttaaaatttatagtttgtttttattaattatagGTGTACTTACCTATAAGTAggtaaattccttaaaaaattttttggatatattttggTCTAATGCTTCCTGTCTTTTACAGCTAgagatctaattttattttctcatgggcTATATGTTTTGAAAATTGTCTATCAAATGAGCTTTTTAGCATAAGATGACTAGGCTTGGTCTCTAAATTGATATGATTCCAGCTCAAATGTAAGAAATTTGGTGTTACAGTGGATTTGTATTGCTTTATAGTTGTTAAATGCTTGATTTATAATAGGATTTTCGACTTTTGGAACATTCTTTAACTCCCTGGATTACTAAATTGTCTACAAACCTCAAGTTGGGAGCCATTAATCTGGGTACTTTTGGCTTACATTTGAAGAAATTGACATTCAGAAGTGACTATAAAACCAAATTTTGAGAATTGCATGTTTCACATTTTTTGAGAGAAGCAGACTATTTTAGGGAAGTCTAGGACCATTATAAGGCAAAAAATTCCCTAATCACCTTCtaaattgtattttacaaattcaGAATCTTGCATATTATACACATAGGATgatttaacattttgttgaggaattcTGTTTTATTTGCCTTGTGTATAATATgaatcttcattttttccccctcacaggTAATTCTAAAGAAGAGCAGAGGTTAGAAGTCAAAGaaccatttttgaaaattatatgatGTATTATTTTAGGTGGTAACAGATCTTGAAAGCACTTTTTATATATCAGCTaaattgtatattaaaatattggcTAGTTGTGGactgtgtgtatttgtatattttttactgATATTGGAATATCTCTAACACCTAGGACTgtataacttttaacttttttttttttttgaggaatcattTCATTCACTTTAAGTGGCCTCATTTTACTTCCACTTTATTGGTATTGCAAATGTTttacataacaaaaataacattttactatATAAAGTAGTTTGAAGAGATGtgattttagaattaaatttataTGGATTTAGATTTTGTTACAATTAACTATGGAATCAATTTCATTTCTAAAGACAATGTGCAGTGAATCTCAGTACATTTTAAcactgatttttaactttttaatgccTTCATATAAgcaatgcaatttttattttacactatTAATGACCTTTCTCAACTGAAAATATCAGTGAGGTGTTTTCAAAACCTGTCTCTCTACCTGAGCCAAAAAGTAACAGAGCaaacttattttctttaagtagATTTAGTAGATAGGTGTTTTATTTCCTCTAAGGAATCTGTTAGAAGTTCTTGTGTATCACCTGatagttatttttaactttttattttggaataattataGATTGCAATatgaagttgcaaagatagtacagagaggtcCCCATGTACTCTACATCCAGGTTTTTGCCAATGGTTATATCTTAAATATTGAAGTATGACAATCAAAACCAGGAATTTGATATTAGCATAGTGTGGGTGTGATTCTGTACCATTTTATCATATGTAGATTTGTGTAACTGCTGCtgcagtcaagatacagaactgttTCATTACCAGAAAGTTCTCCTTCatgctatccttttttttttcatttaaaagttttttttaatgtttaactttttgagagacagagacagagtgcaagcaggggagggccagagagagagggagacacagaatccaaagcaggctctaggctctgagccattagcacagagcttgacgcggggcttgaactcacaaaagtgagatcatgtcctgagccgcagtcacagatgctcaaccgactgaaccacccaggcacccccatgatgTCCTTTTATACTTACGCCTAGCCTTCTATGGACACTCCTCCCCTCCAGTCCCTAAGCCCTGACAGTCACcaatctcttctctgtttctataattttgtcattttgatggaATCATACAGGCTATgacttttgggtatttatttatttttttcactcagcataacttCCTTGAGATCCATTCAAGTTGCTGCATATATCAGTTCATTTTTGTTACTTAGTCGTATTCTATGGTATTTATGTACCACAGTTTGTGCAGCTATTCACCCATTGTAGGGCATTTTGattatttccaggttttggctattacaagtaaagctgctatgaaccaatgtgtacaagtttttatacagatataagttttcatttctttgggataaatgcccaggagtgtgATTGCTAGGTTGAATGgtacgtttgtttattttttaaaaaagaaatggccaaactattttccagaatggctgtaccatttcatATTCTCATCAGTTTATGAGAGGTccagtttcttcacattctcataaatatttgtattgttattttttattttaagttgttttgatGAGAGTGTGTCTCATGgttttttccatttccctaatggctaatgatattgcacatattttcatatgtttctttctcatccattttttttctttggtaaaatgtttcttcatttcttttggctactttctacttggattttttttcaacgttgaaTTCTGAGAGAACTTTTTGTAGGTATGGGTCAtttgtcagatatgtggtttgcaatattttctgttgctttttacCCTCTTAACAGGGTCTTTTATAGatcaacagcttttttttttttttttttttttaatgtttatccatttattttgagagtttgaaccagggaggggcagagagagaaggagagagagaatcccaagcaggctctttgtgGAATAAACctagcagagcccaatgctgggcttatTCTCacggacctgtgagatcatgacctgagctgaaatcaagagtcaaattcttaactgactgagccacccaggtgccctaacagtttttgattttgatgaattCCAACTTAATTGGGTTCCTCTCACCCTCTCACCCTCTGCCTTTTCATGGTATTGGTGTAATGTTGAAGGAGTCTTTCCCAAGACGTCGGtcctaaagattttctcctatattattttttttacaagttttatagtttatgttttaatttctgatgtattttgagttaatttttgtatgaggTGTGAGGTTTAGgtcaagatttaattttttgtctgtAGATATTATTTCAGcaccattattttgaaaatactgtatTTCCTCCATTCTTTTGCAGTTTTGTCACAGATCTGTTGGCCATACTTGTGTGGGCTGGTCCTGAGTTCTCTATTCCATTAATTTGTCTCAGTTTTTCCACCAATAACACATAGTCTTTATTACTGTGGCCATATAATCAGTCTTGAAATCATCTGGAGTGATTGCTCTCACATGATTTTTGGTCAGAATTGTTTTGGCTcatgctcactttggcagcacacatactaaaattggaacgatacagagaagattagcatggccacTGCACAGGGGTGACATGCAGATTCGTGAAGCTGTCCGTGTTTTTAAATGGCTATCTGAAATAAAGACTTGAATGCTTGttgaaaactggtaaaaaaaaaaaaaattttttttttggctcttctgttcctttgcctttgcatataaattttagaatgatttcgtttgtatctacaaaaaaaaaaaaaatcttgccagaattttgataggaattggaTTAAAACTGTGAATCAGTCTGGGGAAGACTTGGCATCTTAACTATGTTAAATGTTCCAACCCATTGATATGGTATGGAAAGTCTCTATGtttatttacatctttgatttcttcatcatTGTCTTGtagatttcacttttttatcattttctttgtgtttagagAACTTCCTTTTGTCATT
The sequence above is a segment of the Prionailurus bengalensis isolate Pbe53 chromosome B2, Fcat_Pben_1.1_paternal_pri, whole genome shotgun sequence genome. Coding sequences within it:
- the CENPW gene encoding centromere protein W; this translates as MAPSTTVSQRKKIKRKAPRGFLKRVFKRQKPHLRLETSGDLLVHLNCLLFVQRLAEESRMSAFENKCGVIKKEHVQAAAKVILKKSRG